One part of the Candidatus Spechtbacterales bacterium genome encodes these proteins:
- a CDS encoding elongation factor P: protein MLTVSQLTKDTLILLDGAPHRVLEIQHKKVARQAATAEAKLRNLITGATITRGFNPSSDRFEEANIQKKIFEFVYSHKDKYVFCNLENKGERYELSEESLGGEKFFLKPNLEVSALFFKDDIISIELPIKVQYRVVEAPPNIRGNTVSGGTKQVKIESGATILTPLFIEMDDIILVNTLKGEYVERVKKSK, encoded by the coding sequence ATGCTAACAGTTAGCCAATTAACAAAGGATACTCTTATTTTATTGGATGGTGCACCGCACCGTGTTTTAGAGATACAGCACAAAAAAGTGGCGCGGCAGGCGGCAACCGCTGAGGCCAAGTTAAGAAATCTTATAACCGGGGCTACAATAACACGCGGTTTTAATCCGTCTTCAGACAGATTTGAAGAAGCTAATATACAAAAAAAGATTTTTGAGTTTGTGTATTCACATAAAGATAAGTACGTATTTTGTAATCTCGAGAACAAAGGGGAAAGATACGAACTTTCGGAGGAGAGCTTGGGGGGTGAGAAGTTTTTTTTAAAACCTAATCTGGAGGTTTCAGCACTTTTTTTTAAAGACGACATAATAAGCATAGAGCTGCCTATAAAAGTTCAATACAGAGTTGTTGAGGCGCCGCCAAATATACGAGGAAATACGGTAAGCGGAGGAACAAAACAGGTTAAAATTGAGAGTGGCGCTACGATTTTGACCCCTCTTTTTATAGAAATGGACGACATAATACTTGTGAACACTTTGAAGGGAGAGTATGTGGAAAGGGTTAAAAAATCAAAATAG
- the lysA gene encoding diaminopimelate decarboxylase: MNNQRLKQLAKKYGTPLYVYDAGIIERQFNLLDKAIKYPNKRINYAVKANPNTHILKFLRKLGAYADTSSPGEVWLALEAGFKPRDILFTGNNLTEDELKFVLNKKVFINVDSLTQLERIGKIKPGIKVGVRINPSYGAGHHSHVITAGPNCRFGIDIKDVKKIKQIADKYDLKIKGLHQHVGSGILNPAIFLKAMDIMLDTAKGFEDLEFIDFGGGFGIPYLPNEKPLDVEELGKKLSDKFGKFVKNYGKELSLYVEPGRFLVGESGTLLVQVTAIQKTPAGELVAGTNSGMTHLIRPALYDAYHEVVNVSNPKGRKKRVTISGNICESTDILAKDRLIPTVHEGDILAIKNTGAYGMSMASRFNGRLLPAEVLVKNNKEIVIRKRDTYKDLLPK; the protein is encoded by the coding sequence ATGAATAATCAAAGATTAAAACAACTTGCTAAAAAATACGGAACACCGCTTTATGTTTATGATGCGGGTATTATTGAAAGGCAGTTTAACTTGTTGGATAAGGCAATAAAATATCCGAATAAGCGCATAAACTACGCTGTAAAAGCAAATCCCAACACTCACATTTTAAAATTTTTACGCAAACTCGGGGCATATGCGGATACTTCAAGCCCCGGCGAGGTTTGGCTTGCCTTAGAGGCCGGGTTTAAGCCACGGGATATACTTTTTACAGGCAATAATTTAACCGAAGATGAGTTGAAATTTGTTTTAAATAAAAAAGTTTTTATAAATGTTGATTCTTTAACCCAGCTTGAGCGAATAGGTAAAATTAAGCCCGGCATCAAGGTTGGGGTCAGAATAAACCCCTCTTACGGAGCGGGGCATCATAGCCATGTTATAACAGCGGGTCCGAATTGCAGGTTTGGAATTGATATAAAAGATGTTAAAAAAATTAAACAGATTGCCGATAAATATGATCTTAAAATAAAGGGACTTCATCAGCATGTGGGTTCGGGAATACTAAACCCGGCTATATTTTTGAAGGCGATGGATATTATGCTGGACACAGCAAAAGGTTTTGAGGATTTGGAATTTATTGATTTTGGCGGAGGTTTTGGGATTCCGTACCTTCCAAATGAAAAACCATTAGATGTTGAAGAGTTGGGTAAAAAACTTTCTGATAAATTTGGTAAATTTGTAAAAAATTACGGCAAAGAGCTTAGTCTTTATGTGGAGCCTGGCAGGTTTTTGGTGGGGGAGAGCGGTACTCTTTTGGTTCAGGTTACCGCAATACAGAAGACTCCCGCTGGAGAGCTGGTTGCGGGTACAAACAGCGGCATGACACACCTTATAAGACCGGCGCTTTATGACGCTTATCATGAGGTGGTAAATGTCTCAAATCCCAAGGGGCGCAAAAAACGAGTTACAATTTCGGGTAACATATGCGAGAGTACAGACATTCTCGCGAAAGACCGCTTAATACCCACTGTACATGAGGGGGATATTTTAGCTATAAAAAACACAGGCGCTTACGGAATGAGTATGGCGAGCCGTTTTAACGG
- the thiI gene encoding tRNA uracil 4-sulfurtransferase ThiI, giving the protein EGRIYVQKTDNRKQITEKLKYVFGITGYVEAYKTGLSMADIEEISYEITSQEIKNGAKTFKIEARRGNKKFEKNSMEINTEIGGKVLNKFSELAVDIHDPDFIVEIEVRKNEVYAYSTGNEAKGLGGLPVGTASPGLLMLSGGIDSPVAGWMMMKRGMPVDAVYFHTPPYTGDKTKEKIIDLCKILSRYKAAPIRLFVVYFTGLQVEISKNIQNPFLTLVSRRFMTEIAQELSQNNEYKALITGESLGQVASQTIENMAAVGHEIEIPIMRPLLAFDKEETIDIAKKIETFKTSILPYDDCCAVFASNNPRTKVSQDALIKLKEGLEANKLVEEALEKMEIYMISSSKTEFISNK; this is encoded by the coding sequence GAGGGGAGGATATATGTACAGAAAACAGATAACAGAAAACAGATAACAGAAAAACTAAAATATGTGTTCGGTATTACAGGCTATGTTGAAGCATATAAAACAGGGCTTTCAATGGCTGATATTGAAGAAATTTCATATGAAATAACTAGTCAGGAGATAAAAAACGGCGCTAAGACATTTAAAATAGAGGCAAGGCGCGGGAACAAAAAGTTTGAAAAGAACTCCATGGAAATAAACACTGAAATAGGGGGGAAGGTGCTTAATAAATTTAGCGAACTTGCTGTAGATATTCACGACCCTGATTTTATTGTTGAAATCGAAGTTAGAAAGAATGAAGTTTACGCATATTCAACCGGCAATGAAGCAAAAGGACTGGGGGGGTTGCCTGTGGGAACGGCATCACCCGGGTTGCTTATGCTTTCGGGCGGGATAGATAGCCCCGTGGCAGGCTGGATGATGATGAAAAGGGGAATGCCTGTTGATGCTGTATACTTCCATACCCCGCCGTATACGGGAGATAAGACAAAAGAGAAAATAATAGACCTTTGTAAAATTTTGTCGCGATATAAAGCGGCGCCAATTAGACTCTTTGTGGTGTATTTTACAGGACTGCAGGTTGAAATATCTAAAAACATACAGAACCCGTTCTTAACGCTGGTATCAAGGAGGTTTATGACAGAGATAGCGCAGGAACTATCGCAAAATAATGAATATAAAGCCCTTATCACAGGTGAGAGTCTGGGACAGGTTGCAAGTCAAACAATAGAGAACATGGCTGCTGTGGGGCACGAAATAGAAATACCGATAATGCGCCCTCTTTTGGCTTTTGATAAAGAAGAAACAATTGATATCGCAAAGAAAATAGAGACATTTAAAACCTCTATACTTCCTTATGATGACTGCTGCGCTGTTTTTGCATCAAACAATCCAAGAACTAAGGTTTCACAAGATGCCTTGATTAAACTGAAGGAAGGATTGGAAGCGAATAAGCTGGTTGAAGAAGCACTTGAAAAAATGGAAATTTATATGATAAGCTCGTCTAAAACAGAGTTTATTAGTAATAAGTAA